A genomic segment from Microbacterium sp. SORGH_AS_0428 encodes:
- a CDS encoding YqaJ viral recombinase family protein → MTPELAARIVADSRDRVAWIRARSRGITATDVASLTSERAIAKAADQKLGGSRFSGNAYTDHGRRREPEIAAWVAATHGIQPSSALFHAVVEKRHLATPDGIAVDAEGRVTLAEIKTTNKSWRSIPRGYLRQVWWQQHVLGAERTLVAWEQHDGFVPVDDEPRCAWVERDEVEINKLVRLATALIDELHLRTTRGRVPAPIPEAPPRREYRALVFSD, encoded by the coding sequence GTGACCCCCGAACTCGCCGCCCGCATCGTGGCGGACTCCCGCGATCGGGTCGCGTGGATCCGGGCGCGCTCGCGTGGAATCACGGCGACGGATGTGGCCTCGCTCACGAGCGAGCGGGCGATCGCGAAGGCTGCCGACCAGAAACTGGGCGGCTCGAGGTTCTCCGGGAACGCCTACACCGATCACGGTCGGCGCCGAGAGCCCGAGATCGCTGCCTGGGTCGCGGCGACACACGGCATCCAGCCCTCGTCGGCCTTGTTCCACGCGGTCGTCGAGAAGCGGCACCTCGCCACCCCCGACGGCATCGCGGTCGATGCCGAGGGCCGGGTGACGCTGGCGGAGATCAAGACGACCAACAAGTCGTGGCGGTCGATCCCGCGCGGTTACCTCCGACAGGTGTGGTGGCAGCAGCACGTGCTCGGCGCAGAACGCACGCTCGTCGCCTGGGAGCAGCACGATGGCTTCGTCCCCGTCGACGACGAGCCGCGATGCGCATGGGTCGAGCGCGACGAGGTCGAGATCAACAAGCTCGTTCGCCTTGCGACCGCCCTGATCGACGAGTTGCACCTGCGCACCACCCGCGGTCGCGTGCCCGCGCCGATTCCCGAGGCTCCGCCGCGTCGCGAGTACCGCGCGCTCGTCTTCAGCGACTGA